A part of Heliangelus exortis chromosome 3, bHelExo1.hap1, whole genome shotgun sequence genomic DNA contains:
- the ZNF292 gene encoding zinc finger protein 292 isoform X2, with protein MRIKHLMKTKQLTQATALAKLCSDHPEISAKGNFKQTYLVCLCSGSPNEKLMEEIAEVDCKDALEMICNLESDGDEKSALILCAAFLSRQLQQGEMYCAWELTLFWSKLQQRVEPSIQVYLERCRQLSVLTKTVYHIFFLIKVINSEIDSAGLATCIELCVKALRLESGENTDVKISICKTISCLLPDDLEVKRACQLSEFLLEPTVDAYYAVEMLYNQPDQKYDEENLPIPNSLRCELLLVLKTQWPFDPEFWDWKTLKRQCLALMGEEASIVSSIDELNDSEVYEKVEGCQEDTKETSMNGLAGTFDEASSLLKDIGDEKQKKKEIKKLRERGFISARFRNWQAYMQYCVLCDKEFLGHRIVRHAQKHYKDGIYSCPICAQNFNSKENFVPHVTLHVKKSSKERLAAMKPLRRLGRPPKIATANENQKNDSVSKQEQRPIKKNSLYSTDFIVFNDNDGSDDENDDKDKPYIPEIVPVQKPLPVNEFTCPVTFCKKGFKYFKNLIAHAKGHKDNEEAKRFLEMQSKKVICQYCRRHFVSVTHLNDHLQMHCGSKPYICIQMKCKAGFNSYAELLTHRKEHQVFRAKCMFPKCGRVFSEAYLLYDHEAQHYNTYTCKVTGCGKVYRSHNELEKHVEDHSKEPEKVQQTESQTNQSDLPQPSNANENTNGVAVKEELTSPLADNQSSFTEGENVTWNQIKAEPVGNESVSASVSVLQQSDSLLDAGSEQSPKGSVKAEEAIPASGIKVSAVSQKIQDNFVKRDQSDATASKIDTSKPEAQQLCSSIDSCLPVFQEKKEEGCLSQTQNIQNISVTSDTLKPEALESKTLERQVSIVNPFSMQNQTGYRNSVPISKLEIEDSIKAAANLYNLPLKTLESITFIPSQPNINSSLAPAVSPAAPIQKFNCQVEGCTRTYNSSQSIGKHMKAAHPDQYAAFKLQRKNKKPRKSSSLQNVPNDGKIIYLMPSQVGNPSGAAFTAQNKPNLNPTCSSQVQHVTSTLFPTPLENLASPMLPVVESVINPSLSTRIKSEPESVLCSQVENLSGATLPSQLDDLAKTVMPLNIDGGSDPFLPLPAENGPMSLFPSSAENPPNSVFSQLENNTNNFSSQLEGSTSSAFPKEETVDQIFPSRLTSENNFSETNSQHPASEKVKKDCSRGPNGKERKPKHNKRAKWPAIIRDGKFICSRCFRVFTNPRSLGGHLSKRSYCKPLDGSEISPEALQANGQSLLASMILSSNSLNLQQPQESAFNPETCFKDPAFLQLLAAENRSTALLQTMFPRASVATFSPAGNEEGNQIMKQALETAGIPSTFDNTEVLPHVVTTSCVTATTPINPPVLPSSTASPLLPAVCNPITLLTDQTRTLSVKIPPVNECKSLPGFAAEDLMLKTVENGLCPSSFANTVTAAPQNFAGNSSRVSVISSPKNSGSSNLNKKGTSASKRKRKATTPMLLPSTSEKVAVNNTATMGLLTKSAEGNVQIQGENFQSNLLANCGPQVVMENLTQKLSNADNQLFVASIKENFKTNLEAHTALPPLTVKTENGDSQMMAANSCGQANLEEQAPEDNVMQNFEKTLEIIKTAMNSQILEVKTEVQDTVAPPGQNLQINNNAQTSLGTSAHAAKLPAPPQFAVHVGNVTAAKSSSAQSETSQKDDTQMLEILERLQKLKLEDDSPIQVPETVSQCLPADMLAPVVPVVPTENKPLVQTSPEASNIQFSDKVNKPFVCQNPGCNYSAMTKDALFKHYGKIHQYTAEMILEIKKHQLKYAPFKCVVATCPKTFTRNSNLRAHCQLVHHFTTEEMVKLKIKRPYGRRSQNETVNTAPQPVEIKTLQTVIIENKTVVAPLVKETQIKEVVEPVKVLEKLLPENNIPESLEKPPEVIPVLLEQPSEASFASTEAEAKAQAVRRYRKEKEEKKRRKPVTKSLEFPTRYSPYRPYRCVHQGCFAAFTIQQNLILHYQAVHKSDLPAFSAEVEEENDPGKEEREEVETKHTVREFRCEVSDCSRIFQEVTSLIQHYMKLHGMTAEQIGNIKSAPEAGRFCCDQSQCKSSFTTYLNYIVHLEADHGVRIRPNKVEDDGVFKCDCEGCDRIYATRSNLLRHIFNKHNDKHKDHLIRPRRLTPGQENISSKANQEKPLKSKQRGLKNRSGKEGSRLSGKTKRKKSVNLENKNSKEIEVQENKAYSLKRGKHVYSIKARNDALSECTSRFITQYPCMIKGCSSVVTSESNIIRHYKCHKLSKAFTSQHRNLLIVSKTHAVPQVKEASCEQEEADKKSDVKEPEPSLIVSNNDSSTSTLPQKETEKGEKDEVDELTELFITKLINEDCSSAENQAKISSSVNNDLQETNSCPSEKQKPNNLKRASKEKNVAQNKRRKPEKTEEALPADVSSVHREEETAVAIQTAEEQPAAFDWSSFKPMGFEVSFLKFLEESAVKQKKNTERDHHSSGTKKGSHSNSRKSNEKTSLASNNVTWSCSETETLVPFANPSQLPCGDNVKIVLDKTLKDCTERVLKQLQEMKPVVNLRKFEGRWEDNPEVKAAKVVVIGTN; from the exons ATGCGTATTAAGCACCtcatgaaaacaaagcaattaaCACAAGCTACTGCTCTGGCAAAACTGTGCTCTGACCATCCAGAAATCAGTGCAAAAGGCAATTTCAAGCAAACCTACCTGGTCTGTCTTTGTTCAGGATCACCAAACGAAAAGCTAATGGAAGaa ATTGCAGAAGTAGATTGCAAAGATGCTCTAGAAATGATCTGTAACCTAGAATCTGATGGAGATGAAAAAAGTGCTCTAATTTTATGTGCAGCATTTTTATCTCGCCAGCTGCAGCAAGGAGAGATGTACTGTGCCTG GGAACTGACTCTTTTCTGGAGTAAGCTGCAGCAAAGGGTAGAGCCTTCTATTCAAGTTTATCTAGAGAGATGTCGACAACTTTCTGTGTTAACTAAGACCGTTTATcacattttcttcctgattAAAGTAATTAATTCAGAG ATTGATAGTGCTGGACTTGCAACCTGCATTGAACTGTGTGTGAAAGCGTTGCGCTTGGAATCCGGTGAAAATACAGATGTCAAGATATCTATTTGCAAGACTATCTCCTGCTTGCTTCCTGATGATTTGGAGGTTAAACGTGCTTGTCAGCTGAGTGAGTTTCTCCTCGAACCCACTGTAGATGCATATTATGCTGTTGAAATGCTATACAACCAGCCTGACCAGAAGTATGATGAAGAGAATCTTCCAATACCAAATTCTTTGCGCTGTGAGCTCTTACTCGTACTGAAAACTCAGTGGCCTTTTGATCCAGAGTTCTGGGACTGGAAAACTCTCAAGCGTCAGTGCCTGGCACTGATGGGAGAGGAGGCATCCATCGTGTCATCAATAGATGAACTCAATGATAGTGAAGTCTATGAGAAAGTGGAGGGTTGCCAAGAAGATACTAAAGAAACTTCTATGAATGGGCTTGCTGGCACTTTTGATGAAGCTTCAAGCCTTCTCAAAGATATCggagatgaaaagcagaaaaagaaagaaatcaaaaaacTGAGAGAGAGGGGGTTCATATCAGCTAGATTTAGGAACTGGCAAGCTTATATGCAGTATTGTGTTTTATGTGACAAAGAGTTCCTAGGTCACAGAATAGTTAGACATGCACAAAAACATTATAAAGATGGGATTTACAGTTGCCCTATTTGTGCCCAGAATTTCAATTCTAAAGAAAACTTTGTTCCTCACGTAACTTTGCATGTTAAAAAATCCAGCAAGGAGAGATTGGCTGCTATGAAGCCACTGAGAAGACTGGGAAGACCTCCTAAAATAGCAACTGCCAATGAGAATCAGAAGAATGATTCTGTATCCAAACAGGAGCAGCGACCCATTAAGAAGAACAGCCTCTATTCAACAGACTTCATTGTATTTAATGATAACGATGGCTCAGATGATGAAAATGATGACAAAGATAAACCTTACATACCAGAGATAGTGCCAGTTCAAAAGCCCCTACCTGTTAATGAGTTCACCTGCCCTGTAACGTTTTgtaaaaaaggctttaaatattttaaaaatctaatagCACATGCGAAGGGGCATAAAGACAATGAAGAAGCTAAACGTTTTCttgaaatgcaaagcaaaaaggTGATTTGCCAGTACTGTAGACGCCATTTCGTAAGTGTTACTCACCTGAATGACCATTTACAAATGCACTGTGGCAGCAAGCCTTATATCTGCATACAGATGAAATGTAAGGCTGGTTTTAACAGTTACGCTGAACTGCTGACACATAGGAAAGAGCATCAAGTCTTCAGGGCAAAGTGTATGTTTCCTAAATGTGGTAGAGTGTTTTCTGAAGCCTATTTACTCTATGATCATGAAGCACAACACTATAATACCTACACCTGCAAAGTCACAGGCTGTGGAAAAGTGTACAGGTCTCATAATGAACTGGAAAAGCATGTTGAGGATCACAGCAAGGAGCCTGAGAAAGTGCAGCAGACTGAAAGCCAGACTAATCAATCTGATCTTCCTCAACCTTCTAATGCTAATGAAAATACCAATGGAGTTGCTGTTAAAGAGGAACTGACATCTCCTCTGGCTGACAACCAGAGTAGTTTTactgaaggagaaaatgttACCTGGAATCAAATCAAAGCAGAACCAGTAGGGAATGAAAGTGTGAGTGCATCAGTGAGTGTACTGCAGCAAAGTGATTCCTTGCTTGATGCTGGTTCAGAGCAGTCTCCTAAAGGTTCAGTGAAGGCAGAAGAAGCAATTCCAGCAAGTGGTATTAAGGTGTCTGCTGTTAGCCAGAAGATTCAAGATAATTTTGTAAAAAGAGATCAATCAGATGCTACTGCCAGTAAAATAGATACCTCTAAACCTGAAGCCCAGCAGCTGTGCTCATCGATTGACTCTTGTCTTCCagtttttcaagagaaaaaggaagaaggctGTCTCAGTCAGActcaaaatattcaaaatatttctgtgaccTCAGACACACTAAAACCAGAAGCACTTGAATCAAAAACCTTAGAAAGACAAGTGAGCATTGTAAATCCATTCAGCATGCAGAATCAGACAGGATATCGAAACAGTGTACCCATTTCCAAACTTGAAATTGAAGACAGTATTAAGGCAGCAGCCAATCTGTATAACCTGCCTTTAAAAACTTTAGAAAGTATTACATTTATTCCTTCACAGCCTAACATAAATAGCTCCTTAGCTCCAGCTGTGTCACCAGCAGCCCCGATTCAGAAATTTAACTGTCAGGTGGAGGGGTGTACTCGAACATACAACTCATCACAGAGCATTGGCAAACACATGAAGGCAGCTCACCCTGACCAATATGCTGCTTTTAAACTGCAGCGTAAAAATAAGAAACCACGGAAATCTAGCAGTCTGCAAAATGTTCCAAATGATGGGAAGATTATTTATCTGATGCCATCTCAAGTGGGCAATCCCAGTGGTGCTGCTTTTACTGCACAGAACAAACCTAATCTGAATCCCACCTGTTCCAGTCAAGTGCAACATGTCACAAGTACGCTTTTTCCAACTCCCCTTGAAAATTTGGCCAGTCCTATGTTGCCTGTAGTGGAAAGTGTCATAAATCCAAGTTTGTCTACTCGTATTAAAAGTGAGCCTGAAAGTGTGTTATGTTCACAAGTGGAAAATCTGTCTGGTGCAACCTTACCTTCCCAGTTGGACGATCTGGCAAAAACAGTTATGCCTCTGAACATCGATGGCGGTTCAgatccttttcttcctttgcctgCAGAAAACGGTCCGATGTCTCTTTTCCCTTCATCAGCGGAGAATCCTCCAAATTCCGTCTTCTCACAACTGGAAAATAACACAAATAACTTTTCATCACAACTAGAAGGAAGCACTAGTTCTGCTTTCCCAAAAGAGGAAACTGTTGATCAAATATTTCCCTCAAGATTGACTAGTGAAAATAACTTCAGTGAAACTAACTCTCAACATCCAGCTtcagaaaaggtgaaaaaagatTGTAGCCGGGGCCCAAATGGGAAAGAGAGGAAGCCAAAACATAACAAGAGGGCAAAGTGGCCAGCAATAATTAGGGATGGCAAATTCATCTGCAGCAGGTGCTTCCGAGTTTTCACTAATCCTAGATCACTAGGTGGTCACTTATCTAAGAGGTCTTACTGTAAGCCTCTTGACGGATCAGAAATTTCTCCAGAGGCTCTGCAGGCTAATGGACAGTCTTTGCTTGCCAGCATGATTCTTTCCTCAAATTCATTAAActtgcagcagccccaggagtcTGCCTTCAATCCAGAGACTTGTTTCAAAGATCCAGCATTCCTCCAGTTACTCGCGGCTGAAAATCGTTCCACAGCTTTACTGCAGACTATGTTTCCACGGGCCAGTGTGGCTACCTTCAGTCCTGCTGGGAACGAGGAAGGAAATCAAATTATGAAACAAGCCTTGGAAACCGCAGGCATCCCGAGTACCTTTGATAACACAGAAGTACTCCCACACGTAGTTACAACAAGTTGTGTCACTGCTACGACTCCGATAAACCCCCCTGTTCTCCCCAGCTCAACCGCGtcccctctgctgccagcagtcTGCAACCCCATTACTCTGCTAACAGACCAAACCAGGACCCTCAGTGTCAAAATTCCTCCTGTAAACGAATGCAAGAGTTTGCCTGGTTTTGCAGCTGAGGACTTAATGCTAAAGACTGTTGAAAATGGCTTGTGTCCCAGCTCTTTTGCTAATACTGTCACGGCAGCACCGCAAAACTTTGCAGGGAACAGTTCACGAGTTTCAGTTATAAGTAGTCCCAAGAATTCGGGATCAAGCAACTTGAATAAGAAGGGAACCAGTGCatcaaagaggaagagaaaagcaacTACGCCCATGCTTTTACCCAGTACATCAGAGAAAGTAGCAGTAAATAATACAGCAACTATGGGACTTCTAACCAAAAGCGCTGAAGGAAATGTGCAAATACAGGGAGAAAATTTTCAGTCCAACTTGCTGGCAAATTGTGGCCCTCAAGTGGTGATGGAAAATCTCACACAGAAGCTGAGTAATGCTGACAATCAGTTGTTTGTGGCCAGTATCAAAGAGAACTTCAAAACAAATCTTGAGGCTCATACAGCGTTACCCCCTTTAAcagtaaaaactgaaaatgggGATTCCCAAATGATGGCTGCAAATTCTTGTGGGCAAGCAAATTTGGAGGAACAGGCTCCAGAAGACAACGTTATGCAGAACTTTGAAAAAACCctggaaataattaaaacagcTATGAATTCACAGATACTTGAGGTAAAAACTGAAGTGCAGGATACCGTTGCTCCTCCAGGACAGAActtgcaaataaataataatgcaCAGACTTCCTTGGGAACTTCTGCCCATGCTGCAAAACTGCCCGCTCCCCCACAGTTTGCTGTGCACGTGGGGAATGTCACTGCTGCAAAGAGTAGCTCTGCTCAGTCTGAGACATCTCAGAAGGATGATACCCAAATGTTGGAAATTTTGGAGCGCTTGCAAAAACTGAAACTAGAGGATGATTCACCCATTCAGGTCCCTGAGACTGTTTCCCAATGTCTTCCAGCAGATATGCTAGCACCAGTAGTTCCTGTTGTGCCCACTGAAAATAAACCTCTCGTCCAAACATCTCCAGAAGCAAGTAACATTCAGTTTAGTGATAAAGTTAATAAGCCTTTCGTGTGTCAGAATCCAGGCTGCAATTACAGTGCTATGACAAAAGACGCTTTATTTAAGCACTATGGCAAGATTCATCAGTACACTGCAGAAATGATACTAGAAATAAAGAAGCATCAACTGAAGTATGCCCCATTCAAATGTGTTGTAGCTACCTGTCCCAAAACATTCACAAGAAACTCAAATCTTCGAGCGCACTGTCAGCTTGTACATCATTTTACAACAGAGGAGatggtaaaattaaaaattaaaagacctTATGGCAGAAGATCTCAAAATGAAACTGTAAACACAGCCCCACAACctgttgaaataaaaactttgcAGACAGtaataatagaaaacaaaactgtggTGGCTCCACTAGTCAAAGAGACTCAGATAAAGGAAGTTGTAGAGCCCGTAAAAGTCTTGGAAAAGCTTCTACCAGAAAATAATATTCCTGAAAGCCTGGAAAAACCTCCCGAAGTGATTCCTGTTCTGCTAGAGCAGCCTAGCGAAGCCTCTTTTGCTAGTACAGAGGCAGAAGCCAAAGCACAAGCAGTTAGGAggtacaggaaagaaaaagaggagaaaaaacgTAGGAAGCCTGTGACAAAATCTCTGGAGTTCCCCACCAGATACAGCCCCTACAGACCGTACCGATGTGTCCATCAGGGCTGCTTCGCAGCTTTTACAATACAGCAAAACCTAATCCTTCATTACCAAGCTGTGCACAAATCAGACCTCCCTGCCTTCTCTGCTGAAGTGGAGGAGGAGAATGACCCAGGCAAAGAGGAACGTGAGGAGGTGGAAACCAAACACACTGTCAGAGAGTTCAGGTGTGAAGTGAGTGACTGCTCTCGGATCTTCCAGGAAGTTACCAGCTTGATACAACATTACATGAAGCTTCATGGCATGACAGCAGAGCAAATTGGAAATATTAAATCAGCTCCAGAGGCAGGAAGGTTTTGTTGTGATCAGTCTCAATGTAAGTCCTCGTTTACAACATATCTTAACTACATTGTACATCTGGAGGCAGATCATGGTGTTAGAATAAGGCCAAACAAAGTAGAAGACGACGGCGTGTTCAAGTGTGACTGTGAAGGCTGCGACCGTATTTATGCTACTAGGTCTAACCTCTTGAGGCATATTTTTAACAAACATAATGACAAGCATAAAGATCATCTAATACGGCCCAGGAGGCTGACACCAGgtcaagaaaacatttcaagcaaagcaaaccaggaGAAACCATTGAAGTCCAAACAGAGAGGTTTGAAAAACAGATCTGGTAAAGAAGGTAGCAGACTGTCAGGGAAAACAAAGCGGAAGAAAAGCGTGAacttagaaaacaaaaactccaaAGAGATAGAAGTGCAAGAAAATAAGGCTTATTCACTGAAACGTGGCAAGCATGTGTATTCAATAAAGGCAAGAAATGATGCCTTATCAGAGTGTACAAGCAGGTTCATAACTCAGTATCCATGTATGATAAAGGGATGTTCATCCGTAGTTACAAGCGAAAGTAACATAATAAGGCATTACAAATGTCACAAGCTGTCCAAAGCATTTACCTCCCAACACAGAAATCTTCTTATTGTCTCTAAAACGCACGCTGTCCCACAAGTAAAGGAAGCCTCTTGTGAGCAAGAAGAGGCTGATAAAAAAAGTGATGTGAAAGAGCCTGAACCGAGTTTGATAGTGAGCAATAATGATTCAAGCACATCTACGTTACCgcaaaaggaaactgaaaaaggCGAGAAGGATGAGGTGGATGAACTGACAGAACTATTTATTACTAAACTGATAAACGAGGATTGCTCAAGTGctgaaaaccaagcaaaaatcTCTTCCAGTGTAAATAATGACTTGCAGGAGACCAACTCCTGCCCCTCggaaaagcaaaaaccaaacaacttaAAAAGAGCgagcaaagaaaaaaacgtAGCTCAGAATAAGAGGCGGAAACCCGAAAAAACTGAGGAAGCGCTGCCTGCTGATGTGAGCAGCGTGCACAGGGAAGAGGAGACTGCTGTTGCCATTCAGACAGCTGAAGAGCAACCTGCAGCTTTTGACTGGAGCTCGTTTAAACCCATGGGTTTTGAAGTGTCATTCCTCAAGTTCCTGGAAGAATCTGCtgtaaagcaaaagaaaaacactgaaagggACCACCATAGCAGCGGAACCAAAAAAGGTTCCCATTCGAACTCCCGAAAATCCAACGAGAAGACCTCCTTAGCCAGTAATAATGTCACTTGGTCATGTTCTGAAACTGAAACCCTTGTACCGTTTGCCAACCCATCACAGCTTCCATGTGGTGATAATGTAAAGATAGTTTTGGACAAGACTCTTAAAGACTGCACTGAGCGAGTGTTGAAGCAACTCCAGGAAATGAAACCTGTTGTCAACTTGAGAAAATTTGAAGGACGTTGGGAGGATAATCCAGAGGTTAAAGCTGCAAAAGTAGTTGTTATTGGTACTAACTAA